The DNA window AATCACATACTTAATAAGTGGTCATCTGTCAACTCATCTTGAACACAGTCAGTGAGGAGGAATGTACTACAATGAGGCAACCCATTCTACCTCTGCACAGTTCTAActgggcagccaggtgatgctgcagtggacaaagcaccaggcctagagtcagaaaggctcatcttcctgagttcaaatcttgccccagatttactagctgtgtgaccctgagctagtcacttcaccctgtgtgcctcggtttcctcctctgtaaaatgagctggagattgacatggcaaaccactccagtatctttgccaagaaaataccaaatggagtaatgaagagccagacacaactgaaacaacagaatGACAACAAATTGCAAGGAAActgtgtacatagttgtttacatgtcacCTTCCCcgttagactgtgagatccttgtgaacagagactatttttgctttattttgtattcttagtgcttaatatagtgattggcacatagaagttgcttaataaatgcttgttggcaaCTTCTTATATCAATCCTAGATGTGCCTGTCCTATGACTTCTTCGCATTGCTGCCAGTTcagccctctgggaccaaacaggaTGCTTCAAACACATGGAGGCAGCTTGAGTGTCCCTCTGAGTCTTCTCTGAACCAGACAAAACTTCCCAGATCCTTTGACTGACCATAACAGTTAGAGCTGCCCTGAAAAATAATGGGCTTTATTGAAAGACAATGGTTTCCCCTCTTGGGAGGTTTTCacggaaaaaaacaacaacaaaaaactggatGATAATTTCTCATTGATATTGTAAGAAAGATTCTTGCTGAAATTATAGTTGGACTCAATGGCCAGGGCAACATCTGGCAACTCTGAAATCAGTGACTTTTAATATTGCTCTTTCATACAGTCACCCTATGCTGAAGCTCCAAAGCAAAGCCAAATCCACAATTAAATGTAGTGCTCTTAGAAAAACTCGGTTCACCACAGTAAAGAATTATGGTGTACCAAGAGATGTCACCTCATAGCACTAGCCAGAATAAAGGCAACAGGACACCTTGACTGTTAGCAGAATCTGGATCAGAAAAATAGAGGGGCATTAGACAAAAATCAGAAGGACAGAGACCAGAGACAAGAAAGGCAGAACAAGAAAGGAGAAGGTGAAGCATTTTAAATGAGTTGAATGAATCAAGAATTCAGGGAATCTCAAGCTATTTTGTGCCACAGAGCTATTAGCCAGTCTAGTGAAGTCTGTGGTTCCCATttaagaataatgcttttaaatgcataaattaaaatacataaatcTTCAAAAATACCAATTATGTCAAAATACATTATCAAActctttttatataataaacattttcaattatagttttgaattccaatttttattcctccttgcctccctctcttcccccccgggcagcaagcaatcagatatggcttatacatgtatgataatgttaaacatgaccatatttgtcattttgtatgataaacttgattaaaagaaaaaagacagaaaatgaaaaatagcatactttggTGTTTTATCAATATCAGAGGACTAGATTTCATCATGTTCTTAGACATCTTTATAGCTCCCAGAGGAATTCAGTCACTATTACGTGTATAAATGCCACCCagttaatgaataaaataatgaaggAAGGTACCAATGCAAAATCAATATGGAAAGTAAATCTTTTCCCATTGACTCTTGCCATGACACTGTTATATACCTACTCATTCTCATACCCACTTATTCCCATTAACTATTAGAGAGGATGGTGGAAGAAATAACAAGGGAACCTCCTAGTGATACTCAGAACCTGGGATCCATAAGTTTTTTGTTAGGTATTTTGAGAACTCTATTGCcatgaaatttgttttctttgtaattctatgtatttttagGCATTATTCTGTAATAACTTCTACAGGATGAAGAATCATTTCCCTAAAATAGGTCATTCTGGTTAAGGGTGAACAAAAGGGGTGCTGCTCTTCTTGAAATGAACTGAAGTACATTCCTCATCTTAGTTccattattatccttattaaTTTTAGGGACCCAAGGTTCCTTCTTGAGTCACTCAAGCCCTTCCCTTGAGAAAGAGATCAGGCCTTATGCAAGAATGAAGCAAAAAGATTTCAGTTCAGGGCTGTGATTCTTTAGAATTTGATCAAATGCAGATTAGGTTTTCCATCCAAGTGAGACTAAGGAATGTAGGACAGGACACAATCctaatattatttcttaatattttaaaagaaataggaatCCTTAATTGATATGCTTCCATACTATTAACTACCTTCATGATCTCAAATCATTGAACTTCTTTGGGActaattttcctcatatgtactaTGAGAGTGGATTGCATTATATATGTTATAAGGCTTTATCTGGGTTTAAATCATACAGTCCTACAGTTCAGATTCACACAAATTGAGAGAAATAGAGTAGACATCACTGCTTTCTCTTGTAGACTAGATTTAAAGAGACAGAAACTATATAGTCACAAATGTTTGGGCGGATTTGATCAGAAAATTCTCTGGTTCTTAAGGGAGACAGGAGTCACAAATGATAGCAGGAGATCAGTCCTGTGGGTTATATATCTTGCCTCAGTATTGAGAAATAACAATTGGGCATCTCAGTGTCTGTTTGACCAGACTTTCCATTTGCAGAGAACATACCATTTTCAACATGGCCTCTGATGTCCCAATGCCAGCCCCAGTGTGTCTAATTGAGAACATGAAAGGACAACTTACAGTGAACCAGAAATCGCTGGAGATTCTTTCTTCAATAACTGAGCCTGTGGTGGTGGTGGCCATTGTCGGCCTGTATCGCACTGGCAAGTCCTACCTGATGAATAAGCTGGCAGGGAAGAAATCAGGTACGTGCAACCAGCAAAGTATGGAATGTATAGTTAGTACTTTACCACATAACTGCACATTATTCATTTTGGTGACTTCTTTTAACAAGGAGGAATAGAGGTAGAAAGGCAAGGTCTCATTCTGACCTCTGCTTTAAACCCCCTGGGGTAAtctggaagacaaaggagagGTTTTTTCCACTTTGCCTTAAAATAACTGACATATagacatgaatatatatatattgtgtatatattatgtgtgtaatAAGTACATATTTAATAACAGGCACATGTATGATAACTAATATATACTGTGTGTGTACAATGTGATGAATTATAGAATTGTGCATGTggtgtacatatatgtaacataatatttgtatatgtatgcaaaACGCATACATAAACTATAATAAacaatgtgtatatattaaatgccatatacaaatatataacttccatgtatgaatatttatttttatatgtatgtatacttgtttatatgtatatctatctatctatagatatagatatatcactTTACAATTTACAGAGCATTTTACATACCTTATTCCATCTGAGCCTCAAAACAAGCCTATGTGGCAGGGACGACTGGTATTATCAAcactttacagaagaagaaactgagacataagGACCTTGCCAatagccacacagctagtaaggattagaggtgggatttgaacccaggtcttcctgacctgaggCCTCATAACCTCTGATCTATGCCACAAAGACTTAGTTTCTCCTTAGAATGACTCGAGATGCCCTTTGGGAAGAGGATATCTGTGACAATCATTTATAAGAGCATTCTAATAAACTTTACAATGAAGGCTGTGTGGTACTGAGGGAAAAGCAAAGGGAGCCAAAGGATCTGGGCTTAGGAACCCATTCCCTTATTTACAATTAGGTCATTTTGTCTCTCTgacttcatctacaaaatgaaattgtgaaattagatgatctcaaaagtcccttccagctctaagtgtAGGATCCGGTAATCTCTGGGTTCCCTTCTACCTTTCAAGATATATTTTATGCTATTCCCCTTCACATATTCTACAATTGAAccattatatatttctatatcttcaTTGACactattctctcttcctcctggccATATTTCCAAAGGTCAAAATCCCAGTTTAGgtgcccctccttcctctctgaaGAAATCCTAGACCCCCAGACCAAGAAATGAAATTTCCCTTCCTTGAATTCCgttcatcaaaaaaaattttaattaatccCTAAAAAATTAATTCCATTCAAATTTTATACATTCTTAAGgcatatttgggtttttttaacatACTTTTCTATGACTGTCTCATATCTTCTAAGAACACAGAATTTCATGAAAGAAGAAACCTTGTTCTGTTTATCACTGTATCATTCATATCACTCATACTAGGAGAATGCCTTGCACAAAGAAGGTGTTCAGTAAAAGTGAGTTAaataaatggaatgaatgaatagatgggtggattaattaactaattaataggAAATcaataagggaaaacttcctaggCATTTCTACTGATCTCTGAAGCACAACAAAATGATCCTAACTTGCAATGATTGGGCAAAAGGTCTATTTTGTATCTCTCTGAGGTTAacttacaaggggcagctaggtggtgcagtggatagagcactggccctggtttaggaggacctgagttcaaatccggtctcagacacttcacacttactagctgtgtgaccctgggcaagtcacttaaccctcattgccctgcaaaaaaaacaaaaaattagaccTACAGTACTGATTCTATCATGTGTAATCTGGTCTCTTCATTACTATGAGAAAATGACCAATCTTCTTGCAGTGAGTGATTAACATTACACAGCTGTCCTAATCTCCAAAATACTCATCCAATATGAGAGTCCCCAGACTGCTCCATGCTCATCTCTCTAAACTTTTGTGCAGGTTTCTCCCTTGGCTCCACAGTGCAGTCTCACACCAAGGGCATCTGGATGTGGTGTGTTCCTCATCCCAAGAAGCCAAATCACACCCTCGTTCTCCTGGACACTGAGGGTCTGGGTGATGTGGAGAaggtgagaagggaagagactgttCATGACTGAATATGAAAGAGAGTACATTAGTGCTATTATAGGTCTTAGGCCTACAAAAACCCAAGGGAGCTGGATTGTTACCTGCTATATAGGTACGCTAAGCCAGGAGCTGCCATGGGAGTGGAAAAGTAACAGGTAATAAGACCAGGAAATGTGTTCTGATTTCTAGGGTGACAACAAGAATGACACGTGGATCTTTGCCCTGGCCGTGCTACTGAGCAGCACCTTTGTCTACAACAGCATGGGCACCATCAACCAGCAGGCCATGGACCAGCTGCAGTACCCTTTCTGTGTTTTGGGGGAAAAGTAcacttggggaagggaggaggggaggaccTTCACTTTCCCCAGATATCTCTGTGAAGCCCATGTtcttgtgtgtacatatgtgtgtattcacacacatataaaagcatagatacatatatttacatatatgtatgtatatgtatatatatatatatgcatatatgctcTGGAGAAATTACTTATCTTCGTGTTGAAAAAGTAACTAATTGGTTCAGGGCCAAGGGGAAGTAAAAGATTTcagagaattaaaggaattatggAACAAGGGCCAGCGCTTTTTTCCTGCCATATTTCCTTAATTAATTCCCCAGCTATGTGACTGAGCTGTCAGAATGCATCAAGAGCAAATCTGCCCCCAACACTGATGAGATAGAAAACTCCTCAGAATTTGTGTGCTTTTTTCCAGAGTTTGTGTGGACTGTGCGTGATTTCACCTTGGAGCTGGAAATGAATGGGAAACCTATCACCCCTGATGAGTACCTGGAGAATGCACTGCAGCCTAAGAAAGGTTCCTGGGCTTGAGAATTGGGCAGTGATGTGgaaagtgaggggagggaggaaggggaaacctttagaatttattttatattctgtatatatatatttctctactTATGGTTCCCTGCCTACTTGGAGACCTGGAACATTATTACATCTTGGATGAAGTCTAGAATATTGGTTTCCTTGAAAAACCAAACCCCTCTCCTATCTTTGGAACAAGTCCTTTGTCTTTTTTCATCATAATTATTATCGTCATCATTACCAtccacaaacttttattaagcatctttatTGTGCCAAGCACAGTACTGAACACTGGATCtacaatgggggtgggggtggggaacagtccccaccttcaaggagctcacattctaatggggagtcAACCTAGGCACAAATAAGCTTAGTTCAGCACAAATACAGGTCCCTGAAAGGGGACAATTTTAGAAAGCTTGTTTGAAGTCCAGGcttcattattatattataagactcctttcccttccctcaggTAAACCTGAGGAATTTAAAATGTACAACCTACCTCGTCAGTGTATCCGCCAGTTCTTCCCCAACAAGAAATGCTTTATCTTCGACCGACCTGCCCAAAGAAAGAAGCTTTCCCAGCTGGAGACACTTCATGACAGTGAACTGGATCCTGAATTTGTGAAACAAGTTGAAAACTTCTGCTCCTATATCTTCAAGCATTCCAATGTGAAAACTCTCCAGGGAGGCATCACAGTCAATGGACCCCGTGAgtcctttctccttcctattcATCCTTCTAGTGCTTTTCTTCTGCTGTTTTTAAGAGAacaagagaggaaagtagaagagAGAACACCCCACAGGAGAGCCCCCAACAAAGATATAATCTGCTGCATTAGATAACAAAAGACCTTGTCAGTTTCTTGTCTATGATCTCTCACCTATTCTTTACCATTATGGATACTCCTTCTCCCTTCAGAAATTCCCCTGAAAGGGTAAATAAATTccctaaaatataataaaaagggagAGCTAGGAAAAGGTAATCTGAAAACATCCTGTATTACATGTCATGCCTAATCCTTCACCAATGGTGCAATAATTAAGATGTAATAAAAGTGAAGTATAGATACCCATTATTTAGCATGATAGGCTCTGACTATTCCCCTAATAGTTCTGAcctcttccatttttgttttctctatagGTCTAGAGAATCTAGTCCTGACCTATGTCACGGCCATCACCAGTGGAGACATGCCTTGTATGGAGAACGCAGTCCTGGCACTGGCTCAGATAGAGAACTCAGCGGCAATTCAAAGGGCCCTTACACACTATGAAGAGATGATGAAACAAAAGGTCCAGTTCCCCACAGAAACCCTTCGGGAGTTGTTGGACATACATGCCACCTGTGAGAAGGAAGCCATCGAAATGTTCATCAAGGATTCTTTCAAGGATGTGGACCAGAAATTCCAGAAGGAATTGAGGGTAATTTggcttgttcatttatttcatgGAAAGGAGGGTgcgcccaaaaagaaaaaaaaatctctgagtaAGCAATTAGCTTGATAGAGTCTAAGGTCATGGTCTGTAATCAGTCATGTGACCCTGAAAGTCCATTTGCAACCTTCTTTAATGAAAAGAGCCACATAGCAATTATTTTCTCTAAAGATGCTAGTATAGGAATCTCTAACCTGAGGTTCTTaaaatttcttcttaaaaatgCTATAACTATATTAACCTTACGTAGgttacacatttttaaaaattatctgagAAGAGGCCTGTAGGCATCACCAGATGGCCAAAGGGCCTGGAAAGGAAAATGGGGATCTTCCTGTCATGGTCTTCaggcagtcatgtgaccctgAAAGTCCATTTGCAAACTCCTTTAAGTAAAGGATTCACATGGCAACTGTTTTCTTAAAGATGCTGGTTGACTATGATActgtaatatttattattaattttgagATATTGAAGGTTACACATGAAAGACTTTTAAGGATTAAGATTGTAGTCCTAATAAAGAAAAAGGGCTTTAGAAAATTACAAATTGCCCAGACTGATATGCCCTCTTCCCATAATCTCTTAGAACAGATTTATCAGGATCCTATAAGAGCAAGTCTAGAACCAGGATATGATCCCTCTGGGAATGCCTCTGAACATACATAGGTGGGAGGAGGATGCATTGCTAGAAATTCTGACAAGCTCTTGATATTCTCCCAACTGTACCCTTTACACCTCATTTCCTTTATGTTGCTCTAAAGAACCAGCTAGATGTCAAGCGAGATGCCTTTTGTAACAAGAACCTGAAGGAGTCGACAGAAAGGTGCAGAGCTTTGCTTCAGGACATTTTCAGGCCTCTGGAGGAAGCAGTGCAGCAAGGAGACTTCTCTAAACCAGGGGGCTATAGTCTCTTTCTGCAGAAGACCAAGGAGCTGAAACAGAAGTACTACCAGAAGCCCAGGAAGGGGATACAGGTGAATTAGCAACTGATTCAGGCTAGGGGTGAAGAGGGAACCTTAGGATCTATGTCTAAGCCCTGAGGTGAAAGACAGTAATGCCAAATGTTAAATAGATTGGCCCATTGTCAAGGCCAGTGTCACCCATGAGCAGCCAACCTTTGACTATACCCCAAGagcattatttcctttttgtaatTCACCATCTTCCCATTGCCAGGCTGAGCAGACTCTGCAGGAATACCTGAAGTCCAAGGAAGATGTAGCTGATGCAATACTACAGGCAGACCAGTCACTCTCAGCAAAGGAAAAAGATATTGAAGGTGAGACGTCCATGAATGTGGTCCTAGATTGTCTGGCAAGCCCTCCATAGGTTACTTTAACATGACTTGAATATTAATATCCAGAAAGAGTTCTTTCTTATTACCCAAACCTTTTGTGTCTGTAGGGATCTATGTCCACTTGTTTGTTGGTTACAGTCTTGGAGATTGTCTGTAATCAAGGCCAAGaagtcaagtcatttaaattgAGATAAcaaatcacagatccttcacCTCTCTtcaattttccccaattttttctaTCATCCTCAGTGGAGCGTGTGAAAGCTCAGGCTGCAGAGGCAGCTGCAAAGCAGTTGGAGGAAATGcataagaagaaccaggagattatGGAGCAGAAGGAAAAAAGCTACCAGGAGCATATAAAGCAGGTGACTGAAAAGATGGAATCAGAAAGGAAACAGCTGATAGCAGAGCAAGAAAGGGCCCTGGCTCTGAAACTCAAGGTATGTAATCCATGAGTTCATTTATATGAAATAGTTTCCAATCTTTAAAATATGGTACAGAAAAAGGTTCTAAGAACTttggagcttgaagggacctcagagatgatctaAGCCATGCCCTCTCATCTGAGTCAACTCTTGACCATGGTCTCATATAAATCCTTCATAGAGGAGCCAACAAAACACTGGGCACCTTCtttgaattttcttgacaaaaacatTAATGAAGTATGTGAAGCGTCTACTGATATTTGCTCACTCTTACCACATGGTCTTTTCAAATAAAACTTCTCTAATAGCATCCCTTATGATGACTGTTCTAAGCAAATCATCATTGGTAATATACCTACTCATGCCCATTATGAATATCTCCTTTGTCCTTTGGGTGATCTTCAACTCTTCcaaccaattaattaatcaatcattaaaacaaattatatttagaTTTCATAAACTACTGTTTAAATCTTTCCTCCTATATAATTATCACTCCATTTTTGTTAgaaataagaatttttatttcaGAATTGCCAATTCCTTTCCTTACTTCCCCTTTTCATcactttgtcattttaaaatactatttttatctATAACCTTacttttactttgtctttttaaaattataatacacTTTTTATCTCAtcttaaattatttctgtttctcttacAAAAGATCAATTGCCATACTTCATAGCATATATAATGGCATACCTAAAGTATCCTATTATTTTTGCTGAGAAATGAGTGGTTTGTGGAACAGGAAATCTCCCTGTACCATATCTGGTCTCCCTAGATCAGACTTTCCTCAGATCTAGTCAACTGCAGGCTTTTGTAAAAGAAATTCTTTGAGGTCTGTTTGGGTTTTGACTGGCATTTTCTGTATCCAGATAAAATGATTAAGTTCAGAGAATATttaattttcccttacaattatTTCCCTTCAAGACTAaagtacagacacacacatatactttaatttatattatgtatatatgtaatttatatatacatatacacagactaTAGTTTGTATTACAGTGTGTATATACaaagtttatataaataaattatatataatttccatTTCAATTATTTCCCTTCAAGAATAAAGTATgtatactttataaatactatatatttatataatatatacacacttatatatatatgcatatatacatataaatatatgtatatacatatatgtactttactcttgaaggggaaataattatgatattTAATTATTCCCCAAACTtgatcatatgtatatatgtttgtatggatatatgaatacatgtatgcataaaacaaaccatagttgtttttttcctggcatAGCTAAGAACTCTGGGAAAATGTGGaccatcctttttaaaaattaatttcattttcctttcttgataCTTTAATCTTTGTCTTTAACATTGTAAAATTTGATAATGGTCTATCTTGGAGGCTGGAGTTTCTAATTTCTTCATAATGAAGTCCTATGATTTCTTTTCACTTGTGGGGTGTTGTCAGCTCTGATATACTCTGGGAAATCTTCTCTGCTTACATATATCTTCATTATGGAgttgaatctttctttttttgtcaataCCCTCTAGAGTCACAATCAATCTAGTGTCTGATCTTCCTGATCTATTATCTTCATCCTCCATTGTTGtcaattttggttttggtttggggaacATGAGGAGTTTTTCTTCAATATCTTGTtcattatccttttccttttgtccaaCTCTCTTAATTCCATTTTTTACTTTGATGTGGCTCTGTATTCTCATTGGTTGTTCTTTTGTGTCTTCCATTcttttgttccctctttgaggctCTTTCAATTCTTCAATGCACTAATTTTGTACATCCTTCTCTCTTGGTATCTCTTCTCTCACCTCTGGTGTTCactcctttgtttttcctttcttctcttggtCTGAAGGCTGAACCTGACATCACGCACTGATACGCGGCTCCAAATGAGCTTAATAATCTCATAACCTATCCATCTCTTAGCTTCCTCCTGTAAAAAATGGTCAAATCATTTCATG is part of the Dromiciops gliroides isolate mDroGli1 chromosome 4, mDroGli1.pri, whole genome shotgun sequence genome and encodes:
- the LOC122753280 gene encoding guanylate-binding protein 1-like isoform X1 — its product is MASDVPMPAPVCLIENMKGQLTVNQKSLEILSSITEPVVVVAIVGLYRTGKSYLMNKLAGKKSGFSLGSTVQSHTKGIWMWCVPHPKKPNHTLVLLDTEGLGDVEKGDNKNDTWIFALAVLLSSTFVYNSMGTINQQAMDQLHYVTELSECIKSKSAPNTDEIENSSEFVCFFPEFVWTVRDFTLELEMNGKPITPDEYLENALQPKKGKPEEFKMYNLPRQCIRQFFPNKKCFIFDRPAQRKKLSQLETLHDSELDPEFVKQVENFCSYIFKHSNVKTLQGGITVNGPRLENLVLTYVTAITSGDMPCMENAVLALAQIENSAAIQRALTHYEEMMKQKVQFPTETLRELLDIHATCEKEAIEMFIKDSFKDVDQKFQKELRNQLDVKRDAFCNKNLKESTERCRALLQDIFRPLEEAVQQGDFSKPGGYSLFLQKTKELKQKYYQKPRKGIQAEQTLQEYLKSKEDVADAILQADQSLSAKEKDIEVERVKAQAAEAAAKQLEEMHKKNQEIMEQKEKSYQEHIKQVTEKMESERKQLIAEQERALALKLKEQELLLKGGFANETEELQKQIKSLGNRLNETKKKKGRCVIC
- the LOC122753280 gene encoding guanylate-binding protein 1-like isoform X2; translation: MKGQLTVNQKSLEILSSITEPVVVVAIVGLYRTGKSYLMNKLAGKKSGFSLGSTVQSHTKGIWMWCVPHPKKPNHTLVLLDTEGLGDVEKGDNKNDTWIFALAVLLSSTFVYNSMGTINQQAMDQLHYVTELSECIKSKSAPNTDEIENSSEFVCFFPEFVWTVRDFTLELEMNGKPITPDEYLENALQPKKGKPEEFKMYNLPRQCIRQFFPNKKCFIFDRPAQRKKLSQLETLHDSELDPEFVKQVENFCSYIFKHSNVKTLQGGITVNGPRLENLVLTYVTAITSGDMPCMENAVLALAQIENSAAIQRALTHYEEMMKQKVQFPTETLRELLDIHATCEKEAIEMFIKDSFKDVDQKFQKELRNQLDVKRDAFCNKNLKESTERCRALLQDIFRPLEEAVQQGDFSKPGGYSLFLQKTKELKQKYYQKPRKGIQAEQTLQEYLKSKEDVADAILQADQSLSAKEKDIEVERVKAQAAEAAAKQLEEMHKKNQEIMEQKEKSYQEHIKQVTEKMESERKQLIAEQERALALKLKEQELLLKGGFANETEELQKQIKSLGNRLNETKKKKGRCVIC
- the LOC122753280 gene encoding guanylate-binding protein 1-like isoform X3 yields the protein MWCVPHPKKPNHTLVLLDTEGLGDVEKGDNKNDTWIFALAVLLSSTFVYNSMGTINQQAMDQLHYVTELSECIKSKSAPNTDEIENSSEFVCFFPEFVWTVRDFTLELEMNGKPITPDEYLENALQPKKGKPEEFKMYNLPRQCIRQFFPNKKCFIFDRPAQRKKLSQLETLHDSELDPEFVKQVENFCSYIFKHSNVKTLQGGITVNGPRLENLVLTYVTAITSGDMPCMENAVLALAQIENSAAIQRALTHYEEMMKQKVQFPTETLRELLDIHATCEKEAIEMFIKDSFKDVDQKFQKELRNQLDVKRDAFCNKNLKESTERCRALLQDIFRPLEEAVQQGDFSKPGGYSLFLQKTKELKQKYYQKPRKGIQAEQTLQEYLKSKEDVADAILQADQSLSAKEKDIEVERVKAQAAEAAAKQLEEMHKKNQEIMEQKEKSYQEHIKQVTEKMESERKQLIAEQERALALKLKEQELLLKGGFANETEELQKQIKSLGNRLNETKKKKGRCVIC